The nucleotide window ACATCACTTTTTGTGAATCTTGAAGAATTTAAGTAATAATAaaaaaaggcttcataattcatgaaggtcatgttaactgactgctattatctcatagaacaaaacctataagatctcctaaaggcgtccgcatgcttcccagccaaaacaatttggaagagtttgtgcatacagtaccattcaaaagtttggacacacctactcattcaagggtttttctttatttttactatttttacattatagaataatagtgaagacatcaacactatgaaataacacatatggaatcatgtagtaaccagaaaagtgttaaacaaatcaaaatatattttagattcttcaaatagccaccctttgccttgatgacagttttgcacactcttggcattctctcaaccagcttcatgaggtagtcacctgtaatgcatttcaattaacaggtatatgttgttaaaagttaatttgtggaatttctttccttcttaatatgtttgagccaatcagttgtgttgtgacaaggtagggggatatacagaagatagccctatttagtaaaagaccaagtccatattatggcaagaacattactttaagacatgaaggtcagtcaacacggaactttgaaaatttcttcaagtgcagtcgcaaaaaccatcaagcgctatgatgaaactggctctcatgaggactgccacaggattggaagacccagagttacctctgctgcagaggataagttcattagagttaccagcctcagaaattgcagcccaaataaatgcttcacagagttcaagtaacagacacatctcaacatcaactgttcagaggagactgtgtgaatcaggccttcatggtcgaattgctgcaaagaaaccactactaaaggacaccaataagaagaaaatacttgcttgggccaagaaacgcgagcaatggacattagaccggtggaaatttgtcatatggtctggagtccaaattggagatttttggttccaaccaccgtgtctttgtgagatgcgttgtgggtgaatggatgatctcctcatgtgtatttcccatcgtaaagcatggaggaggaggaggtgttatggtgtgggggtgctttgctggtgacactgtctgtgatttatttagaattcaaggcacacttaaccagcatggctaccacaacattctgcagtgatacgccatcccacctggtttgggcttagtgggactatcatttgtttttcaacaggacaatgacccaacacacctccaggctgtgtaagggctattttaccaagaaggagagtgttggagtgctgcatcagatgacctggcctccacaatccccgacctccacccaattgagatggtttgggatgagtcgcaccgcagagtgaaggaaaagcagccaacaagtgctcaccatatgtgggaactccttcaagactgtttgaaaagcattccaggtgaagctggttgagagaatgccaagagtgcgcaaagctggcatcaaggcaaagggtggctatttgaagaatctcaaatataaaatatattttgatttgtttaacacttttttgcttactacatgattccatatgtgttatttcatagttttgatgtcttcattattattctacaatgtacaaaatagtaaaaataaagaaaaaccgtggaatgagtaggtgtgtccaaacatttgactggtactctatataCATTTTTACTccctttttcgatcttgtctcattgctgcaactccccaactggctcgggaggcaaaggtcgagtcatgtgtcctctgaaacatgacccgccaaaccgagcttcttaacacccgcccacttaacccggaagccagccgcaccaatgtgtcggaggaaacgctgttcaactgatgaccgaggtcagcctgcaggcgcccagcccgccacaagaagtcgctagagcgcgataagccgagtaaagcccccccggccaaaccctcccctaacctggacgacgctgggccaattgtgcacagcCCTATGGGACTCCGTATCATGGCCAGTTGTGatatcgaacccaggtctgtactgacatctcaagcactgcgatgcagtgccttagaccactgcgccgctCGGGAGGCCATGCACATTTTTTAATTGAAAAATACTGCACCAAGCAtcctagttagatgtaaaattgcatgaCTAAGATCTCtttggcaaaaacgtcaaaattaatgacagatttcttgagttctattagatttagttctgactattttgaggccacggcgtctcaaaatggtcAAAGAGTACTATTGCtacttttttcttgtttttcaagcgaaggtctttttaagggagtatgcgagcacattTGTTCGGTTTCGCCTAGTCGACTTCAGCTAtgccgccagccgaactgaagcatgctgacgccttaagcctgtgtaacctcagaccttatttatTCCAAAACTGActctgaacgaaccagaggtcaCTTATTTCcaggttttaggactacaagctggcaagCTCTATGAAAATTATATATTCTGAATCGGGGGAGGATGGACAAAAATCCACGTTATTTTTTtatagacatttcagctttttctcCATCCAACCCTGATTCAGAATATACTGTACCATCTTTATAGTCATGgcatgcttggttcaatagctattgaCTAGAGAAAGCtgaatatccaatataaaactaaTTTTACGTCGGCCTACTTGTTTGGTGAAAGTGTTGCTTCCTTGTCCTAAGATAAGCTATCCTGAGTCCCTAATTGTCAATTCCCACAGTTTACGACTGAATTGTGATGGGATATGGCGGCACCAGAAACTCAGCTCATGCTAAGCATTGGATTAATTGGTAAGGCAAGACACAGAATATCATTCCCTTGTTGGATGCATGCCAAATTTGCTCCTGTTTGGCTTTGACTGGCACCACATGATATTAACGTGATCAAGTATTTGACTTCCTGTAAATCATGAGAACAGTTCAATTTAATTTAGTTAAATATATACTGGTAATAATGAGTTGTGAAAGCAATATGACATAGTATACCACTATTCTTCCCCCACACAGAGAAAGACTTGAATGCAGACACCTTGTGGGTGTGGTGCTATCCCTCAGTCAGTGCTGAGCTCCGAGAGGTCCTGCTCAGTAAGTGCTGTCTCACACAGGACAGCCAGGGCCTGAACACCTTTGTGTTCGGCCAGTTCTGCCGTACCTGGTACTACATATCCACTGTAGAGGTGCAGGAACCCACCACCCTAAAGAAGGTACAGTTAGTTTAGAAATTCTCCATTCATTGAAAGAACTGTAACTTGTAGGCCTAATGATTATACGTTCTATTATATGGctcatatttctctctctttagGTCACACATTTTTCGATAGTTGTCACAGCAAAGGACTTCAACCCTGAGAAGTATGCAGCATTCAGTCGAGTACTATGCAGGTACAACATACTACACTAATGCATCCCCATGGCTAAATGTCTGCTTATTTAATACTTCCCAAAAATGAATTTCTTCATGTGTATTTTACCATTCAGGATGTACATCAAACATGGGAGCCCAGTGAAAATGATGGAGGGTTACATTGCAGTCCTCACCAAAGGCATCTGCCAGAGTGATGAGAATGGCTCCTTTCTCGTCAAGGACTACAATGTCAGGAAGGCGTACTTAGCAGGCTCAGTGAAAGGTAAAACGTGTACTTAAAACAGTTATTACAGTATAAGGAAATGATTGTTGATACAAGGTGCTTGACACTGTCAAGATATCTTAATGGCATGCAAAGAAGCATGTCCATGAAGAAGCTGATACCATTTGATTTCCAGGATTAGGTAGACTATCTTGTGATTACGGTTTCAGATGTGGTGTCCCAGTTTGGGATGGAGACCATCATCCTGTACACAGCCCTTATGCTAAAGAAGAGGATTGTGGTCCATCACCCTCGGATTGAAGCACTGTTGGAGTTCACAAGGTGACTAAGGCAATAAAGTAAATGCAGTTATGGTTTGAGTCTTGACGGTCATAATTGTTACATTACGGTAGGCCAAAAACTACGGAAATGTAGAATTTTCAATATAGTCTAATCCGACCAAACCTCTGACTGTTCATGGACTTCATTGTAGAAGTGGATTACAATACAATTTTCTGAGGGAACATTATAATCATTATATTAAATGTATGATTTCATTTTATTCCCCTCCCCCCAGAGCTCTTCCAGCTCTGACATGGCACAGGAAAGACTGGTCCATTCTGCACCCTTATGTCCACCTGACTGACAGTGAGCTAGAGAATCTCAGGACATGCACTGGTGAGGATGTCTGGTTCATTAGATCCACATTACAGCAAACTGATTCAGACTTGGGTGTGTACATTAAACACCAAAGGGAAGAACATTGACTGTAACGGAGGGACTTACTGGACCTGTCCAATAGGATATTTTCATTtgctgttgcaaaacattttaaaatgttttccTTTTGCATTTCCGAATGAACATAACCCAGATATTGAACAGAGCCCCATTGTGTCCCAACAGTCTGTTATTCTCTGACAGACAcaggaacgcacacacacaggaagactCATGCAATAATTGACTTACATTCatttacatgtacagttgaagtcggaagtttacatacaccttagccaaatacatttaaactcagtttttcacaattactgacatttaatcctagtaaaaattccctgtcttcggtcagttaggatcaccactttattttaagaatgtgaaatgtcagaataattgtagagagaattatttatttcagcttttatttctttcatcacattcctagtgggtcagaagttttaaatacactgaattagtatttggtagcattgcttttaaattgtttaacttgggtcaaacgtttcgggtagccttccacaagcttcccacaataagttgggtgaattttccattcctcctgacagagctggtgtaactgagtcaagcttgtaggcctccttgctcgtacacacttttttagttctgcccacattttttctataggattgaggtcagggctttgtgatggccactccaataccttgactttgttgtccttaagccattttgccacaactttggaagtatgcttggggtcattgtccatttggaagacccatttgcaaccaagctttaacttcctgactgatgtcttgagatgttgcttcaatatatccacataattttccttcctcatgatgccatctattttgtaaagtgcaccagtccctcctgcagcaaagcacccccacagcatgatgctgccacccccgtgcttcacggttgggatggtgttcttcggcttgcaaacatccacctttttcctccaaacataacgatggtcattatggccaaacagttatatttttgtttcatcagaccagaggacatttctccaaaaagtacgatctttgtctccatgtgcagttgcaaaccgtagtctgacttttttatggcggttttggagctgtggctttttccttgctgagcggcctttcaggttatgtcgatataggactcgttttactgtggatatagatacttttgtacctgtttcctccagcatcttcacaaggtcctttgctgttgttctgggattgatttggacttttctccttcctgagcggtatgacggctgcgtggtcccatggtgtttatacttgcgtactattgtttgtacagatgaacgtggtaccttcaggcgtttggaaatt belongs to Coregonus clupeaformis isolate EN_2021a chromosome 1, ASM2061545v1, whole genome shotgun sequence and includes:
- the LOC121568967 gene encoding DENN domain-containing protein 10 gives rise to the protein MAAPETQLMLSIGLIEKDLNADTLWVWCYPSVSAELREVLLSKCCLTQDSQGLNTFVFGQFCRTWYYISTVEVQEPTTLKKVTHFSIVVTAKDFNPEKYAAFSRVLCRMYIKHGSPVKMMEGYIAVLTKGICQSDENGSFLVKDYNVRKAYLAGSVKDVVSQFGMETIILYTALMLKKRIVVHHPRIEALLEFTRALPALTWHRKDWSILHPYVHLTDSELENLRTCTGYVAGFVDPQVSNRSDLFDVYVNLPDSEITVSQSAKEAMAMGKLHKDIGLVIVQSAEDADRTDGQVIKDISIKTREILANLASLAEECENSKITLETLKQRHFPPATENFLFHLAAAEQLLKI